From the genome of Anopheles moucheti chromosome 3, idAnoMoucSN_F20_07, whole genome shotgun sequence, one region includes:
- the LOC128300397 gene encoding uncharacterized protein LOC128300397 isoform X1 codes for MKQPSFSEDNFQLHDRGADRPSAAELRSMAMRQQQQIDTQHQMLAAKEQRLRFLKSQETRNVVSIAEAERLRRLRERVEAQESKLRRLRALRGQVDLQKTYNVTLGNDLDSIRALFSEKEKELTLAVAKVEALTRQLEELRRDRRGVGTNGISYNLNANALNNNGSPAGKELEKLRLELVYRNQLSMQQNARLNMQREALQQRQIELHSVDKRIVELQSRINKKRILNVQNYKLNAANNSPGSGQNHSKTIPSNINHPLHVRSSSTHIIPSHSRTLSRGNVVAVEPFNHVPVKSTSFGHGSNPSPSPSPLVNTNEKMQQPISSATDFMQHQHQLQTYQWDNEKQAMMMGGDEAMLLAPESDEKKLAVRQQQQQQQYRSRYAESVGIVTGPEMTTEDDSATEKPNYPEAQQHMIANDFDIKINPNTVSGYDSEKGLFEFYNNTPPGEGDLDTVASTANDKGQTRDNNIAHTKAYGNNQEKHQQNNSNQPKASYNFLQNIPLGNLVVPPRKPINSVAPTLAMKPVTSAVGSSAIMNETTSAKITSVTRKVPLGIDSGGGGGVTMNEAEQASIPTSPNNNSRPALPPKPNKPPCFGNSGTANVPGNSNANDENSNETNATLEGGLTNNEQDSSSSTSFDIPDLGLQATVSKQSSSNDKLPIKAKPLTIRKHPFLEQPRLKNVTGSFNSGSGTVVSTGLNKLPPTSGTQQQQITNKRKEVATGGDGNETAHYGIYEIEGLQDKKSAVDISETMTGRDHPIERLKKLKSGSSNSSDGAGNTDNEVTRRKRNFIAITPDSQSNAGSIGAMNSTGGSIVGEGSKHKLSRRVSFDPLALLLDASLEGELELVEKTAMQVTNPSAANDEGITALHNAICAGHFEIVKFLVNFGCDVNAQDSDGWTPLHCAASCNNLPMVKFLVESGACLFAATLSDHETPAEKCEEDEEGFDGCSEYLYSIQEKLGILNNGEVHAVFAYESQQPDELSFFVNDKLTIIRKGDEAEREWWWARNTLAKEGYVPRNLLGLYPRLAPSYADDN; via the exons ATGAAGCAACCGAGTTTTAGTGAAGATAAT TTTCAGCTGCACGACCGAGGAGCTGATCGACCGAGTGCTGCAGAACTGCGTTCAATGGCAATgagacaacagcaacaaatagACACACAGCACCAGATGTTGGCGGCAAAGGAACAACGTTTACGGTTTCTAAAATCCCAGGAAACGCGTAATGTTGTTTCGATAGCTGAAGCAGAGCGCCTTCGAAGACTACGCGAGCGCGTAGAAGCCCAGGAATCTAAACTGCGGCGCCTCCGAGCGTTGCGTGGTCAAGTGGATTTGCAGAAAACCTATAATGTTACGCTGGGCAATGATCTAGACTCGATAAGAGCATTATTtagcgaaaaggaaaaggagcTTACATTAGCTGTGGCTAAGGTAGAAGCGCTGACACGACAACTAGAAGAGCTACGACGTGATCGCAGAGGAGTCGGTACAAATGGCATTTCATACAATCTAAATGCAAATGCTCTAAATAACAATGGGTCGCCTGCGGGCAAAGAGCTGGAAAAGTTGCGTTTGGAACTTGTT TATCGCAATCAGTTGTCAATGCAACAAAATGCTCGCTTGAATATGCAGAGGGAAGCATTGCAGCAGCGCCAGATAGAACTACATTCAGTAGACAAACGCATCGTTGAATTGCAAAGTCGTATTAACAAGAAAAGAATACTCAATGTGCAGAATTACAAACTAAATGCAGCAAATAATAGCCCAGGATCTGGACAAAACCACAGTAAAACAATACCGTCCAATATTAACCATCCGTTGCACGTGAG GTCCTCATCGACACACATAATTCCTTCGCACTCACGAACTTTGAGCCGTGGTAATGTAGTTGCAGTGGAACCGTTTAATCATGTTCCTGTCAAATCAACGTCGTTTGGACATGGATCAAACCCTTCGCCATCCCCGTCTCCGCTGGTGAACACGAATGAGAAAATGCAACAACCAATTTCTAGTGCCACTGACTTTATGCAACATCAGCATCAACTTCAAACTTATCAGTGGGACAATGAAAAACAAGCGATGATGATGGGCGGCGATGAGGCTATGCTGCTAGCACCGGAAAGCGATGAAAAGAAATTAGCAGTtcggcagcaacaacagcaacagcagtaccGTTCCCGTTACGCAGAAAGCGTTGGGATTGTTACAGGTCCCGAAATGACAACGGAGGATGATTCTGCGACTGAAAAGCCAAACTATCCGGAAGCGCAACAACATATGATCGCAAACgattttgatataaaaatcaATCCTAATACGGTATCAGGCTATGACAGCGAGAAGGGATTGTTTGAATTCTACAACAACACACCTCCGGGTGAGGGTGACTTAGATACTGTTGCTAGCACAGCTAACGATAAAGGACAGACAAGGGATAATAATATTGCGCATACTAAGGCTTATGGCAATAATCAAGAGAAACACCaacaaaataattccaacCAACCGAAAGCTAGCTACAACTTTCTACAAAACATTCCATTGGGAAACTTGGTGGTACCTCCGAGGAAACCGATAAACAGCGTAGCACCGACGCTTGCTATGAAGCCTGTCACATCTGCGGTTGGATCTTCGGCCATCATGAATGAAACCACAAGTGCAAAAATAACTAGTGTTACACGTAAGGTTCCATTAGGAATTgacagtggtggtggtggtggtgtgacaATGAATGAAGCTGAACAAGCATCAATTCCTACAAGTCCAAATAACAACAGTCGGCCGGCACTACCTCCGAAACCTAACAAACCGCCATGCTTCGGCAATTCAGGTACAGCAAATGTTCCGGGAAATAGCAATGCAAACGATGAAAATAGTAACGAAACTAATGCTACTTTAGAAGGAGGATTGACAAACAACGAGCAGGACTCTTCATCTTCTACATCATTCGATATTCCGGATTTGGGACTGCAGGCAACAGTTAGCAAACAATCGTCATCAAATGATAAACTTCCCATCAAAGCTAAACCCTTGACAATCAGGAAACATCCATTTTTGGAGCAACCGAGGCTAAAAAATGTTACCGGTTCGTTTAATTCCGGCAGCGGAACTGTTGTTAGTACGGGGCTAAATAAATTGCCACCTACTTCCGgaacgcagcagcaacagataACAAATAAACGGAAGGAAGTAGCAACTGGTGGCGATGGGAATGAAACTGCACATTATGGTATTTACGAAATTGAAGGATTGCAGGACAAGAAATCCGCCGTAGACATTAGTGAGACTATGACAGGAAGAGATCATCCAATAGAACGcctaaaaaagttaaaaagtGGTAGTTCAAATAGCAGTGACGGTGCAGGGAACACTGATAATGAAGTTACTAGACGGAAGCGTAATTTCATTGCAATAACTCCCGACAGTCAGAGTAATGCTGGCAGTATTGGAGCTATGAATAGTACTGGAGGATCAATTGTTGGCGAAGGAAGCAAACATAAATTGTCGCGGCGGGTAAGCTTTGACCCGTTGGCACTTTTGTTGGATGCCAGTTTGGAAGGTGAATTAGAATTGGTAGAGAAAACTGCTATGCAA GTCACTAATCCAAGTGCAGCCAATGATGAAGGCATCACCGCGCTGCACAATGCTATATGTGCGGGTCACTTTGAGATAGTAAA ATTTCTGGTAAATTTTGGATGCGACGTCAATGCACAGGATTCCGACGGCTGGACACCATTGCACTGTGCCGCTAGTTGCAACAATTTACCGATGGTCAAATTTCTTGTCGAGTCTGGTGCCTGTTTGTTCGCAGCAACACTATCTGATCACGAAACACCTGCCGAGAAGTGTGAGGAAGACGAAGAAGGATTCGACGGATGTTCTGAATATCTTTACA GTATACAGGAAAAATTGGGCATATTGAATAATGGAGAAGTGCATGCCGTGTTCGCGTACGAATCTCAACAGCCTGATGAATTAAGCTTTTTTGTGAACGATAAGCTCACTATCATTCGGAAAGGAGATGAAGCCGAACGTGAATGGTGGTGGGCACGCAATACCTTAGCCAAGGAAGGTTACGTTCCAAGAAACTTACTTGGG CTATATCCACGGCTTGCTCCGTCGTACGCCGATGACAATTAG
- the LOC128300397 gene encoding uncharacterized protein LOC128300397 isoform X2: MQQNARLNMQREALQQRQIELHSVDKRIVELQSRINKKRILNVQNYKLNAANNSPGSGQNHSKTIPSNINHPLHVRSSSTHIIPSHSRTLSRGNVVAVEPFNHVPVKSTSFGHGSNPSPSPSPLVNTNEKMQQPISSATDFMQHQHQLQTYQWDNEKQAMMMGGDEAMLLAPESDEKKLAVRQQQQQQQYRSRYAESVGIVTGPEMTTEDDSATEKPNYPEAQQHMIANDFDIKINPNTVSGYDSEKGLFEFYNNTPPGEGDLDTVASTANDKGQTRDNNIAHTKAYGNNQEKHQQNNSNQPKASYNFLQNIPLGNLVVPPRKPINSVAPTLAMKPVTSAVGSSAIMNETTSAKITSVTRKVPLGIDSGGGGGVTMNEAEQASIPTSPNNNSRPALPPKPNKPPCFGNSGTANVPGNSNANDENSNETNATLEGGLTNNEQDSSSSTSFDIPDLGLQATVSKQSSSNDKLPIKAKPLTIRKHPFLEQPRLKNVTGSFNSGSGTVVSTGLNKLPPTSGTQQQQITNKRKEVATGGDGNETAHYGIYEIEGLQDKKSAVDISETMTGRDHPIERLKKLKSGSSNSSDGAGNTDNEVTRRKRNFIAITPDSQSNAGSIGAMNSTGGSIVGEGSKHKLSRRVSFDPLALLLDASLEGELELVEKTAMQVTNPSAANDEGITALHNAICAGHFEIVKFLVNFGCDVNAQDSDGWTPLHCAASCNNLPMVKFLVESGACLFAATLSDHETPAEKCEEDEEGFDGCSEYLYSIQEKLGILNNGEVHAVFAYESQQPDELSFFVNDKLTIIRKGDEAEREWWWARNTLAKEGYVPRNLLGLYPRLAPSYADDN; the protein is encoded by the exons ATGCAACAAAATGCTCGCTTGAATATGCAGAGGGAAGCATTGCAGCAGCGCCAGATAGAACTACATTCAGTAGACAAACGCATCGTTGAATTGCAAAGTCGTATTAACAAGAAAAGAATACTCAATGTGCAGAATTACAAACTAAATGCAGCAAATAATAGCCCAGGATCTGGACAAAACCACAGTAAAACAATACCGTCCAATATTAACCATCCGTTGCACGTGAG GTCCTCATCGACACACATAATTCCTTCGCACTCACGAACTTTGAGCCGTGGTAATGTAGTTGCAGTGGAACCGTTTAATCATGTTCCTGTCAAATCAACGTCGTTTGGACATGGATCAAACCCTTCGCCATCCCCGTCTCCGCTGGTGAACACGAATGAGAAAATGCAACAACCAATTTCTAGTGCCACTGACTTTATGCAACATCAGCATCAACTTCAAACTTATCAGTGGGACAATGAAAAACAAGCGATGATGATGGGCGGCGATGAGGCTATGCTGCTAGCACCGGAAAGCGATGAAAAGAAATTAGCAGTtcggcagcaacaacagcaacagcagtaccGTTCCCGTTACGCAGAAAGCGTTGGGATTGTTACAGGTCCCGAAATGACAACGGAGGATGATTCTGCGACTGAAAAGCCAAACTATCCGGAAGCGCAACAACATATGATCGCAAACgattttgatataaaaatcaATCCTAATACGGTATCAGGCTATGACAGCGAGAAGGGATTGTTTGAATTCTACAACAACACACCTCCGGGTGAGGGTGACTTAGATACTGTTGCTAGCACAGCTAACGATAAAGGACAGACAAGGGATAATAATATTGCGCATACTAAGGCTTATGGCAATAATCAAGAGAAACACCaacaaaataattccaacCAACCGAAAGCTAGCTACAACTTTCTACAAAACATTCCATTGGGAAACTTGGTGGTACCTCCGAGGAAACCGATAAACAGCGTAGCACCGACGCTTGCTATGAAGCCTGTCACATCTGCGGTTGGATCTTCGGCCATCATGAATGAAACCACAAGTGCAAAAATAACTAGTGTTACACGTAAGGTTCCATTAGGAATTgacagtggtggtggtggtggtgtgacaATGAATGAAGCTGAACAAGCATCAATTCCTACAAGTCCAAATAACAACAGTCGGCCGGCACTACCTCCGAAACCTAACAAACCGCCATGCTTCGGCAATTCAGGTACAGCAAATGTTCCGGGAAATAGCAATGCAAACGATGAAAATAGTAACGAAACTAATGCTACTTTAGAAGGAGGATTGACAAACAACGAGCAGGACTCTTCATCTTCTACATCATTCGATATTCCGGATTTGGGACTGCAGGCAACAGTTAGCAAACAATCGTCATCAAATGATAAACTTCCCATCAAAGCTAAACCCTTGACAATCAGGAAACATCCATTTTTGGAGCAACCGAGGCTAAAAAATGTTACCGGTTCGTTTAATTCCGGCAGCGGAACTGTTGTTAGTACGGGGCTAAATAAATTGCCACCTACTTCCGgaacgcagcagcaacagataACAAATAAACGGAAGGAAGTAGCAACTGGTGGCGATGGGAATGAAACTGCACATTATGGTATTTACGAAATTGAAGGATTGCAGGACAAGAAATCCGCCGTAGACATTAGTGAGACTATGACAGGAAGAGATCATCCAATAGAACGcctaaaaaagttaaaaagtGGTAGTTCAAATAGCAGTGACGGTGCAGGGAACACTGATAATGAAGTTACTAGACGGAAGCGTAATTTCATTGCAATAACTCCCGACAGTCAGAGTAATGCTGGCAGTATTGGAGCTATGAATAGTACTGGAGGATCAATTGTTGGCGAAGGAAGCAAACATAAATTGTCGCGGCGGGTAAGCTTTGACCCGTTGGCACTTTTGTTGGATGCCAGTTTGGAAGGTGAATTAGAATTGGTAGAGAAAACTGCTATGCAA GTCACTAATCCAAGTGCAGCCAATGATGAAGGCATCACCGCGCTGCACAATGCTATATGTGCGGGTCACTTTGAGATAGTAAA ATTTCTGGTAAATTTTGGATGCGACGTCAATGCACAGGATTCCGACGGCTGGACACCATTGCACTGTGCCGCTAGTTGCAACAATTTACCGATGGTCAAATTTCTTGTCGAGTCTGGTGCCTGTTTGTTCGCAGCAACACTATCTGATCACGAAACACCTGCCGAGAAGTGTGAGGAAGACGAAGAAGGATTCGACGGATGTTCTGAATATCTTTACA GTATACAGGAAAAATTGGGCATATTGAATAATGGAGAAGTGCATGCCGTGTTCGCGTACGAATCTCAACAGCCTGATGAATTAAGCTTTTTTGTGAACGATAAGCTCACTATCATTCGGAAAGGAGATGAAGCCGAACGTGAATGGTGGTGGGCACGCAATACCTTAGCCAAGGAAGGTTACGTTCCAAGAAACTTACTTGGG CTATATCCACGGCTTGCTCCGTCGTACGCCGATGACAATTAG
- the LOC128302420 gene encoding uncharacterized protein LOC128302420: MDIVPEGNNFVIVNESELPAMMEELEKYFPHSLKFHQTIKTYLNDRVWRFQFYRAKTWPEDPVCLHFPGCTYTPDNRTNESVGIFCPPDKLERMDLIKEEDILFEWHSPLYMNFTHVGIMFKMEEIYREKVNGKLDGHIYGDIYVHECPAELDLPLEPLAANEVIMKPLCIDDVKDIHDLYPAGDIESLELFEKLVRQLPGFGVFNQLDNELAAWSLQSYYGGMFSMQTKPKFRRKGYGIQLAQSLTKLVIQRGYIPFVVIRPENDASRGLYMKLGFRKAFESVRGTFVPFAEENHSQIGLPTDVQSGISTDDISRNPHCTIEPSEVTNGILADKEKNIC, encoded by the exons ATGGACATCGTACCAGAAGGAAACAATTTCGTGATCGTTAATGAAAGCGAACTACCAGCAATGATGGAAGAgctggaaaaatattttcctcaTTCTTTAAAA TTCCATCAAACTATTAAAACGTACCTGAATGATAGAGTATGGCGATTTCAATTTTATAGAGCAAAGACTTGGCCAGAAGATCCCGTTTGCTTGCATTTCCCAGGCTGCACATACACG CCGGATAATAGAACAAACGAAAGCGTAGGTATTTTTTGTCCGCCAGACAAACTAGAGCGAATGGATCTGATTAAAGAGGAGGACATTCTTTTTGAATGGCATAGTCCACTGTACATGAACTTTACCCATGTAGGCATCATGTTTAAGATGGAAGAGATTTATCGGGAGAAAGTTAATGGAAAGCTAGATGGGCATATCTACGGGGACATTTACGTGCATGAATGTCCAGCTGAATTAGATTTACCTTTGGAACCGTTAGCAGCGAATGAAGTGATCATGAAACCGTTGTGTATCGACGATGTCAAGGATATTCACGATTTGTACCCAGCAGGTGATATCGAAAGCCTTGAGCTGTTTGAAAAATTAGTCCGTCAGCTTCCGGGATTCGGCGTGTTCAATCAATTGGACAACGAGCTAGCTGCATGGAGTTTGCAGTCCTACTACGGTGGAATGTTTTCCatgcaaacaaaacctaaATTTCGAAGAAAAGG GTACGGTATTCAACTTGCACAATCTCTGACAAAGTTGGTAATCCAACGGGGCTACATACCGTTTGTTGTCATAAGGCCTGAAAATGATGCTTCCCGTGGACTCTACATGAAACTCGGTTTTCGAAAAGCTTTCGAGAGTGTACGTGGCACATTTGTGCCATTTGCTGAAGAAAATCATTCTCAGATTGGTTTGCCAACTGACGTACAAAGTGGAATATCCACTGATGATATATCTCGAAACCCACATTGCACAATAGAACCGTCTGAAGTAACAAACGGTATCCTTgcggacaaagaaaagaaTATATGCTGA